From the genome of Syngnathoides biaculeatus isolate LvHL_M chromosome 15, ASM1980259v1, whole genome shotgun sequence:
TTTGTCACGCATTTCTTTTTGCCACTGAAGAAAAGAAGAGGGCTCATGGGCCCCTTCCACCAGATCCTCTATCCTGTCAACAAAGAGAAAAGTGTAGAATTTTAATTAATCCATAAAATGTGCAGCTCTACTGTCGTTTACTTTTTACAATTTCCTCATGTATTGACTTGGAGCATTGCTTGAGTTTTATGGAATAAATCCACTGTAATATCCGACTTTTTGAACTCTTCTTTCCAGAGTTATTCAACATTTGAGCAGCTCTTGGTCTGGAATGTTCTCCACAACACCACTTTTAACTCCACTGTGAAATTCATCTTCACAGATGCCATATCTGCTGTTCCCAGTTGTATGTAGTATGAAAGCAATGGGACAGGTGTGATTAGTATCTTCTGTGCCtaatttgcatgttcgccctgtGCCTGTGCGGGACTTGTCTTCGTATATCtcagtttaattgaagactaaattgtccatataaTGTGGATAGTTGTTTGTTGATGAGTGCACTGTTATTTACTGGGAACCAGCCCTGTGTGTGCACCTACTCTTACTCaaactcagctgggataggcacaagCACAGTGATCCTAATGAGGATGAAGTacttcagaaaatggaaggatggaaaaaaTTAGTCATCTGTTTGAGTTGTGgcgtttttgttttacttttttgttcaaGTGGACGACACACCCACAGTTATTTGAGGCACAGCATATTTTTGAGCGAGGGCCACAATTTGAAACAATGAAGTATCTTTCATGTGCCAATTTGATACTGGATAGCAACAAGTACTGAGTTATGTTCTGTATTTTGATGCTTACAAAGTTTGCAAATACATTAActaatgtacagtacagtatatccacccccccccccccccaaaaaaaaaaacgggagaagCTACCTCTGCAGTTCTTCCACCACTTTACGGTCATGGAGCGCCCTCTGTCGCAGGATTGTGGCACTGTTGAGTTTCACTGGCCACGTTTTCTAACAAGTGAGGAGCAAGTTAACATTCATTATACGGACTTTTTATCCACCAATGCTGCCTTCCTCACCTTATGAATAGGAGAAGGCTGACTTTTAAACACTAAATCGAATCTGAGTTTTGAGTCCAACTCTTCCTTTATCTTGGCCATCGCCCTCTGCATTACACATTTGAACGGTCAGTTATGCTTATAATACTTTGTCCACTGTTAAAATCGCAGGTGAACCCATACCGTTGTGTGTTCAGACTTTTGAGGTCTTGCACATTTGAATGGTGTCAAATTCGCCTCATGCAGCAGCTCCTTTAGTGAAGAGAAGACAGAATGTGTGAAAGTTGATTCTGTGTCAAAGATTGACAAAGCTTTTGTGCTCATGGTAAAATATGCTTTACCTCTGTCATTTGATAGTTCCTTTGCTTGAGATCATCTAATATCTGAGGCTCTTTTGGAACTGTGTACATGGTGTTTGGTACCTACAGAAGTCACACGAGCGGTAAAGAGCACAAACCCGTGTGAAATTGTATCACCTGTTTTGATTGGATTACATAATATAGTGTTACACTTCTTACTGGTACGTATTTTTCAGGCACAGGGCTGGGTTCAGGGCAAGGTTGAGATCGTGGTTCACGATTCGAAAAAGAGAACTCTACAGGCTCAGTGGCTTTGGATGGCTTTGGCTTCTGACCCTCTCCAAGCCTCTTTATGAACATCGCAATCTTGGAACGCCTCCTAAAGGACAAAAGAGTTTAAAATCTGCCGAATatgttcagaatcagaattatcttTGTCAAGTGTATCGaaacacaagtaatttgtctccaggagctggagacagaaaatacttttgagacctaaaaagaaaaacactacaGAATGTCACTGAgtaatttgatttgaattttaatcaaatgttttctttgactCTTTTTTGGCACCTGAGTAGTGGATCAATCCAGTGGTTCTTCACATATTGGGCATCATAAATACAGTTCAACTCATCTTGTATCCAAGTGGTGAGGTTTGTAAAGAAGAAACTCAGGAACTACAAACACAGTACACATTACTGCATATAATACACAAAGAATTGATTGGTCCTTTTGCAACAATATTCTTACGCTGTGCATGCTCTCAATGTTCAGAGATCTGACAATGTTGCTGAAATCCTTGAGTCCAAGTTCATCAAAGTGGAATATAGTGAGATAACTGATGACTGAAAGCAACACAAATAGAACACTagatgctgttttatttttcctatTTAAAACTCAAACCAACGACCAGCTGAAATAACTTACCAACAAACTGGCTgcgaaaatattttgatatgcaTTTGCCATCATGGCCATAAAAGGAGTTGATGATGATGTCCAGTATTTTCTTTTGCTCAATACATCCCGAAACAACAAGTATTACAAACTCCCCATGCTTGGGTTCCATGTCctggaaaatgtgaagaaaagttTCACTTTAAAAGTCAATTCTGTTACGTTCTACTCAGTCCCTTGTAAAAAGTTGTCATACGTTATAATGCTGGCAGTTCATTTTCACATTATCGGTACattatatccattcatccatctccTATAGCGCTGAGTTCTCGTGTATTTTAGCTAACATGACACCATGAAGATAATTTGTTAGTAATTTGTTATCCCTAAATGtcacagattttattttacatattagtttgttattttgtgttcattctaagcacacacaaaaaaaggatttcTATAGTATTGCAACATCTCACTAACCATAATTGATTTTGGTCACATTAGCTTACCTTTAGATCTTTTGAAGCATGTTCAGTAAAGTCGTCCAGAGTCTGTTTGCTCGCAGAATACTGATCAATGAGTGCTATGGCCTTCTTGACAAGCGGTCCatagtttttttccattttactacAATTCAAACAAAGCTTGAAAGAACGTTCTGTAAATGTTCTCACCTCAATAGGCTCAATTAAACACAGTGtcaaataatgtatatttgcATTAAATAAACCCGAGtgccaaccttttttttcttttttttttttaaatgaaaaggcTTTTAGGCCGAATGCAGTTTAGTCTGCCTGTTTTCCTCTCGTTGCCGTGGAGATTGGTTGCGTGGCGACAATCATGTAAACAGATGAACCTCAGAGCACATGCATGTGAAATGCTCTTGTTAGAAATGTAATAGACCGTTTGAAATGGTGAAACACGTTTAATTTGCCACAATATGAGCATTTGTAATGTTTAATACATTGGTTTTTCGATAAACAAGGGGATAATATTCAATTCCTTTGTTAacgacaaaacaaaatgacGTCATATGTAGTGACGTATGTTAAATCCATGTGATGCCTTCACACCCATTGGAATTTATGTAGTTAAAATGAACCTCAAACGTGCAACATCGCCCCGTTAAACAAAAGAAATTTCTGTGCAGGAAAGCGAGGTCACTTCACTTTACTGAGCCTTTAGGAGGGAAAAGCTGATTACTTAAATCATGCATATGGGCCTTTGACAGCAAATCTCACAATATTTCGTCTGTTTGCCTAAATCTGATTAACCAAATTAGATTTTCCCGGAGATTACACTGCACACGAAAACATTTGTCTCATCGTAGTCTTCTCTGGTTAAAAATCcagaacaaaatatttcacactgttttaagaaaaaaaaaaaaaccggggATGAAGCAGGGCGATCATACACTTAACAAAATTGAACGTACTGCAAAGTTTTGCAGAAACACGTATTTAAAtgctcaaatacaaaaatcattCAGTCATAAGTGAACGTATAAAATGTAGTTGtttggttttttgttgttgggaaGGGTATTTGAACGCATCACTTCCTGTGAAAGTGGGAGGTGAATGTTGTCAACGTGACTGTCAGCAAGTAACGTCGGACGTGCACTGAGACGCACTCGCCGCTGCTGGAAGCTCGGGACTTTGGAAGTGGCCGGACGGGGAACACGGGCGCCGGCAAGACCCGCAGGAcgacaaaaaaatgtggaaataagTCGTTGCCTCCGTGTATACCCAGGATCTGCCTTTAGGCCATTTCGAAGCATTTAGGACAACGcacgtttttgtttcttttttacctttttggttaggtttttttttttcccgtattgTAACCCACTACCGGTAGCTAGCTGAGCAGCCGAGCAAAGCTGTCAGGCACTCAGGTAGCCTGAAAAAGCAGACGAGTGCGCGGTGACAAAAGGAAGGTGGCGAGGTAACGATGAACCGCTTCCGAAAGTGGCTCTACAAGCCCAAGGTAAGTTCGCTGGAATACACATGTCATGTCAGCCCGGCGtttggccattttgttttgtatttcccGGTGGCAGTGTGGCGGGGgttcggctcggctcggctcggctagCTCACAAGCATCACTCAGTCTTGTGTCATACGTCTGCTAACGTTAGCTGGCCGGTCGGCGACGTGCTCGAGTCTTGATGTTGACATGTGCACCCTCAGCCCCCacccctttgtttttgttgacccCTTTTGTTCAACAGCCACACTGggaaaaacatgtttgtgtgAATGCCTAATGTGATtgttgacacccctgcttttaaaacatttagaacCTAGTTGGGGATACTTGTACTGATAACAGGGCCacgtttgattttatttatgaatGACAGTATGGTGTCAAGTCGTCTGTGAAAtggttaaaatgttaaattgatcagattttttttccaatgttcatagataaagaaaaaagtggaaatctAAAACAGTTATCTTAATATTagattgtcttttattttttcaattaaagtttattatccatccatccattatctgagccgctcatcctcacaaggttcgtggagtgctggagccaattccagctaccgtcgggcaggaggaaggatACTAGACACAATGCAACAGCACAGAAGCGTTTTGGGGCGTGCAGGGTTCTAGACTGAATGCAAGAGCACGGAAGTTTACAGCCAGTCTGAATGGCAGTTATGATCgttcaaaaaaaggacaaatttgacagaagaaaaaaaatcaagtgaaaGAACTATTGCATAAACATTGATGTGTTTGACTGCTAAAGAAAAGCCttgatattaattttttttttttgatgcacaTTGGGTTATGGATCATCATTTGATCTGCAATGGGCCATTATGGACATAATTTGTATGTGATTGCTCAGTTCTATCGAGTTCAGTTGCTCGGTGTGGAGCTAGCTTTTGAGTCACGAGTGAAATCAATTCTATCCCTGCTGATGTTTGTTGAGAGGCGGATTACACCCCGGAGTTGGAATACATACAGTTAGCAAGAAAATGTGATGAACCCTTTTGAATGACTTGAATTTCTGCCCAAGttggtcataaaatgtgattCTCATCTGAGAACAGATAATCGCAGTCATGTTTTTACTGTACACGTGTAAATGTCACAGtgcagggttaaaaaaaaaaaggcaaccttTGCATTTATGAACTGGTGGAAATTTTGACTGCAATGACCTCaaccaaacatttcctgtagttgcagaTGAAACCTGTGCAATGGTCAGAACATTTTGGATCAATTCCCATTGCAAAGCTTGTTTCAGTTCaaacatttacagtaaaatGGACACTAAGGCTTTCAGAGATAATTTTGTAGCCCTTTCAAGCTTAATTCAAGTTCCCAATTCCTAATAGCAGGTCTTCTGAGGACGTGGGGGCAGCACTTCTGGAGAATAGTTCTATTTATCTAGCGTGCATATGTAtaaatggactgcacttatAGGGCTTTAGCTATACTATCACAGTGCCCAAAGCACTTtgcaaagcctcacattcacccattcaAACAAACATTGATGTCTTGCTGCCATGCCCACTGGGGGGGAGGAATTACGTTTCAGTGTCTTGCCAAAGGACACTTGGATATGCGGATAGTCAGATCCAGGATTCGAACTGTTGACCCTTAACACACCGGACCGTGCTACCGACTGATCCACAGCCGCCCTAGATAAGGACAGCTTTACGTCACATCCAATTTCCTCACATTGCTTGGCCACCTGACTCTGATCAGCACTTGGAGTTATTGGCCTagtcattcacatttttccatcctGCAGTAAAATTGTTACAAGGCTTGtccaataaaacacaaaaacatgcgaTGGTGTGGTATTAGTTTCCGCAGACTTTTGTCTATTGTTGTGACTTCGATGATCAGCTCACATTTCATGATCAATTTATTCAAATATGCATATAATTTATTtggttcacatactttttcttGCAACTGTATGGAGCAGGGGTCACTACCATTGTGCCCACCCCCAAGGACTGCAAAGGTCGCCCGTGAGACAGTTCTAAAGAAACCTCACCATTGATGGGACATTGATTTCTTAAAGGAATCTTGTAAGTAGGGCTAGGATTCATTTGAGTTTAAGGGATTCTGGTTCCCTATTTTGATGCAGGTTCCAAATGATTATTGATTTAAGATTCTTTTAGGGGGCTCGGTCAAACAAAAAGTTTGGGTGGTTCAAACTAAGGGTATCAAAATTATGaacgtccattttcttagcagccatCCATAgactaaaatatacatttgactcgaggttctatataactggtaTTATGAAACTTGTGAACTCTAGAGACTGTGTGTGTAACCAACACAATTGACTTAATATTCACATGTAGTTTTGTTAAAGTAGTTATTCGGCATTCTTTTATCACCTCAAATGGTTTCTATCTGCAAGTTTGAAATTGACTTCCTGTGTTAATCTTgcagccttttattttgaagggtgcACTGTGGAACTCAGACCTTTGGCACAAAAATTTACTTCACATGACACCAGTGAATGACATACTCtagatgtattttattgtttcacttcCAAGTTCCACATGGCGTAAACTGGGGTTCGGAGCAGAACGGAACGCGTCAGACTCTTTGCTGCTTTTGCACAATGTAATCTTATGCCAAGTGTTGCATTCAGGCGACGGGtcattcattttgacaaaattaagaTTGACTTTTGTTCGCCACCACCGTTGGTCACAAGCACATCGTCATGTATGTTTTTCAcgtatgttttcatttgttggtTTAATATTGCCTTTCGGTGTTAATGAGTGACTACTGAAACATAGTCGATGAATACTTCCTCATTGGTCCAGTGAGTACTGTGTAAGGACTGTTGGATTTTAATTCCGCATTGTTGCCTAAACTTTGTTCTTATGAGAAGTCAAATGCTCTGTTTAATCCGCTTCTGTCAGGCCAAGTCATTTCTTTTGGAATCAGAGGTTATAAGATTTGCTGTCATTCTTCAGATGCAAGTAGAGGAGGTCATGGGTACCTAGTTAAATATTAAAGTTGCAGTTACTTTAATAAATGAGGACTTTCTTTTTCATATAAAAACTTTTTAGGTGCAGGAAATGTGAACTACCTAATGCAACTCTGACTGTAttggtatgtacagtatgtagtagGTGTATCAATATAATTTTTACATGTGCTGCATCATCACTTTAGATTGCTTttctaaaagtaaaaaagtgtTTCTTCACCAGAGGTCGATAAAGAATGATCTACATGGGCTACTGCTTGACAGTAATTCTGTACTTATTCTATTTATAGTGACCACAGTTGGGAGGAATTGCCCTATTAAAAGTCTTGGACAACACTTGTGCTGTACATTATTTTaatgtaccttttttttggAGGGCGGATTAATTTTTGCATCAAACTATTTAACCAAACAGTTGGATCTGCTGAACTTATATTAcctgattaaaaagaaaaatctttaaagaaaaagcaaagcaataGGTAGGCCATGCACTCTTCACTCAAATTCCCAGCATGgattagaatatattttttgtctgcACATTAAATTGGCATATGAACCTTTCATAAAAAAGTTCTCTCTTGTTCTCTCTCCCTCTAATATTCAcacacatagaggcaaacacagtgtgtgtgtgtgtgtgtgtgtccgtttttaagaacaatatTAGCTTTCAAGCTTTCAAACTGCATAATCTTTCAGTGGCTTTCAATAACAGTTTTTTGGGATAAATAATTAGGCTTATGagcaatactgtattttaatgtttgttgTGGTGTATGTGGAGAGCTTTTGAAGGTGGTAGTTTATGTTAAATAGAGAACCACTGATGTCATGCATGTGACACATGTCGCGAACACATGACTAAACACAAATACCCTACATCAACGAAATCCACATAAACAACTTCAACTTAGCTGTCTTGTTTCAATGGCTAACAGATGACAAAATACTTACCCAACTACAGCATTTatatacaagcaattaaaatgtattcaagtTTTCATCAAACGCCCTGTTAACTCAGTTAAGCCTATGCTCCCCCAccccacttaaaaaaacaaaaaaaagtcaagactCTTGGTGAAACCAATTATTTTAGCGAAATGTTGGTGCCTTCATCAGCATTAAACTTTGGTTGAACTGGTTGTTCTACTGTAGATTAGGCGCAGTCACTGACTTGAGCTAGCTATGATTTATAAGCAGAAAAGGGAACTGTTGCCACACCGCTCATTCAATAATGACATACTTGACTACTTCCCATTGAATGATGTTAAGAGAAAGTGTGAAAAGGCTAAAACTCCGGCTGGGTTCATGTAATCCCACAGACAGATGGCCAGGAGACAAATTCATCTCTAATCGGTGTGTTGGGATCACAGTTTTGCCCCATATCATAGGTCTCCCCCCTTTATGCATCATCCTATGATTGCGGCTGGAAACCGCACTTCCATTCAGAGAACTGTGTGGTTATTGGAATGTGTCATTTGGATGTTCTGAGTGTAAGAACTTTAGCAGGATAATGCATGATTGCTAATCTTAAAATCTGGTAAACTACTTCAGGGTAACAATGAATAGTGGCTCGCATCTATGAAATCTACACATGAGATGAGTGGTCAGGCcagctcattttatttttttactttttagcaGCCATCATTGTCGGGCCTACTTAACATGCAGCAGGGTAAAAGGATTCTGAAAAGAGGTGCCAATAATTGAAACATGATTATGATTAAAACACCAGAAGTTCTTTCTTTAAACCTCATTCACACACTAACTGTTTTGATTGCAGAAGCATGAAGGCACGGTTGTCATGACAATGATGTTGCGtgttatccatctattttccataccgcttgacctcactagggtcgtgggcgtgctggagcctatcccagctaattgtgggcaagaggtagggtacaccctgaactggtcaacagccaattacagggtacatagaaacaaacaaccattggcTCTCACACTCAATttaaaagtcttcaattaactgacCACACattttttagggatgtgggaggaaaactggggtacccatagaaaacccatgcaggcatggagagaacatacaaactcacgGGTGTTGACGGATTTGaacgggttctcagaactgtgaggcaaatgtacaaaccagtcatccatcataccctgcatgtattttttttgttttaatcggAGCAGTAACATACCTGTTGCAATCTTTGTACTTCACATACAGTCACTACATCTTGTGTAGTTTGTGACTGATGCCGTGACCTCCAAATGGAAGAAGCGAGTCCGGGTGAAGCAATAAGCGTCCGCCCACTGCAGATGAGCGTCCGTTGGCACACAGCCGTTGGTGAAGGGAGCAGCAAATTGCTGATCAGTGACTTCATATTTAGCCTGCTTTCTGTGGATCTTGAGGACGTTTCATTCTGCTTAGCCACCAGCTGTGCAGTAATTGATTTGGTGTCACTTGCCTGGATTTAAGGTGCTGAACCTTTTGCAGAGGCGGTTTGAAAGCTTTTTGAAATTCATCACAGGTTCTGGAGAGTCAGAGCCTGCTGAGCGACTGGAGATGATGATAAACAATGATTGAAGGCTACCGGCTGTGGAGGGTGTGAGCTTTAAAGATTGGACAACTTTAATTGTCAAATCAACACACATTTACAttcacgtgaaaaaaaaaaaaaaagcctgattaAATGGAAGACTTGTCCACAGATAGAACACAGATGTTGCTTACTTACTGCCAGGAAGGCAACAGTCATTTTAGATCCCTAACCTGtcgtttgcagttttttttcttgctcttcaatGTCACGAACAATAAGAAGCTTTAGCCTTTTTCATTCAATTTCTTTGGAACAACATTTTCATTAAGGGATTGCATTTGACTTGCCGTTGCTCAAGTTTGGGTAAAATTAACAGTTTGATtgctgtgttgtttttctttttaatacttTAAATGGAAAGGGGAATCTGTAATTGTTGTGAACTTGTTTTGATCAATCAAATATTCATCAGAATAATGCTCCTCCATAGAGCTGACAGATTAGGCCATTTTCATCTTCAGGTTTTAAGATAAATGACACTGAATTAACAGAGCGTTCAACATTCAAAATGCAATTACTTGATATGGCCGTAcacagtatgtgaataattcTGAAACGCCACAActgaaattcatccatccaaggTTAAGTCACAGGGGTAGCATCTTAAACTGGCCTCTGCCAGACCAGCCGGGAGACATGGTATCTCCAGACCTGTCCAGAACAACCTCACCAGAGTGGTGTCCAGCGTCTCATCAGATTTATATTGCTGCTTTTTGCCAGACAGAGGTTGCTTCTAACCGCGTCAATGAAAACCTTTTCAAATGCCATGTCAGGCTCatataatttgaaaaacaaaatttacaGGCTGACTCCTCTATGCCTAtgaacaaacagacaaacacactCGGCTCACAAAATATTTGCAAGTACACATTCATAGAGTTACGGTCTACTGTTACCTCAGAAACATCTGAGCTGGGCTTTTTTCTGGCCAGTTAGAATCAAAAAGATATGGGCCACTGCAAGCTCTTGTCTTACTGCTCTTGCCTGGTGTCATTTGCAGCAGCCTGGTCAGTGTCTTCACTCTGCCACTGTTTATAACAATGAAAGGAATGTGGACAGATTTAGCCTCAAAGTGGGCCATGCACATCCTCTCAGATGGCAGAGTGGCTGTGGGTCGTTCtcacacaaagacgtcatgagAGCATAAAGTTGCATTTCGCTGAATTGTAATCATATGTAGAATCCTGCTAAGGTAAAGTTGCTGTCATTGTCAACCAGATTAGTGGTACATTTGGAAGTGTACATTTACTTAGTTACTCGCAGCACTGCCGCTGAGTTGCTATTCCTTGGCGAAAATTTAGTTTGGTACGTTGTTTCTAACTCCAGAACAGACTCACGTTTAGATCAATGTGTTAACATCCCTGCCAACACGAGAGTTTTGCTagattttcagatttatttttttttctctctctcactgatGGAAGAAAAATGCTTTGAACAACTGATCTGTTAACAGAATTTGATACTGTATCTTAAAACCAGacatgttcttgtttgttttaggTTGGTACTTTTCTGACATTTGTGTAAAACTTGGATCTCAGATGTATTCAATTAGTTTCATTGCAATGCAACTCCTCCATTGTAGATGCAAATCAGCCAAAAGCAGTTCCGGATTGTATAACCAGATTATTTGTTGCATAAGAGGTTTCATGCAGATGCTGGCCAACGCTGCCACTCAACAATCAAGGAACCTCCAACATGCCTTTCACCCAATCCTCCTGTGTGTACTGTCCTGCTAGACCACGGGTGGGAAAACTTTTTGGCTCGGGAGGATATGAAAAgtaaacaacaagaaaaagtgTTAACACTTAGATTTACTTTTAATGGGAGCAATTTTTGCCTGTGCATCAATGTCTGGTGTTTAGTATtcttgtggcaattctcagaacgCCAGCTGCCAAGTGCCCGGAATTTTACTTATTCgctacacacacataaaaaaagcatttgcttAAATGTACCCTTTACTTGATGTACACCACATAAATTACAGttacatcaacatgaaccaataacttGGGTACTGTATTAGCGTTAAGTTAGCAAGTTAGTGCAGAATCGACATGTTAACACAGATCAGTACACTATTCATAGTACACTTCTCTACAGACACTTAGccgaacaggacacacacacacacacacaacacagtaAAAGAGTCTTAAGTGACAGGCTAATAGATAGATTTGGCTGTTTGATGTTGGCGCCATACTAACAAACAGACACCATTGCTCCCAACACAGCAATCGTGatgtgaagagcaagaaaaggTGACAAAATTATGCAACCGTTCAACTAGCAAAGCTCTGGGTGACGGGGGGAGAAGCATGTACTTACGAGACCCAAGTTTGAGCAGTTACAGTTTAAGAGCtgcatgacaaaatagttgttttTTGGTCTCTAAACACCTGCAGCGCTTTTCCTTTTCCTAAAATgagtactcccgcgaccattgtgaggataccatcttggaaaatggatggagttgaGTCATTTTTATTGGTTTGTGAATGCTATCTATGCGGCCATTTGACTGCCTTGTgtcgtctgattggtgaactgGAGTCAAATGACATTAGTGTTCACATTTGATTGGCGCAACGGGTGCCCTAAGCCACagatgtcaaacacaaggcccggtgGCCAGATTTGGCattccacatgattttatgtggcccgcaaagacaAATAATCTCTCAACTTCTTTGAGTCATGTGaaaataccaaaatttcaaattgttgtatttcatAAATGATAGTGTTAAGTATCATATGCATTTGTTGAAAAAccccattacacttgatttcttATTTCAAATCTAGTctataaattttgtgtgtaaaaatgatgaGCCAATTTAAAGATttgtatggtttcacagtcataacgtcctttttaactacaatgtggcacttgacaataacatgtttgacacccctggatg
Proteins encoded in this window:
- the LOC133512914 gene encoding cilia- and flagella-associated protein 99-like — translated: MEKNYGPLVKKAIALIDQYSASKQTLDDFTEHASKDLKDMEPKHGEFVILVVSGCIEQKKILDIIINSFYGHDGKCISKYFRSQFVVISYLTIFHFDELGLKDFSNIVRSLNIESMHSFLSFFFTNLTTWIQDELNCIYDAQYVKNHWIDPLLRRRSKIAMFIKRLGEGQKPKPSKATEPVEFSFSNREPRSQPCPEPSPVPEKYVPVPNTMYTVPKEPQILDDLKQRNYQMTEELLHEANLTPFKCARPQKSEHTTRAMAKIKEELDSKLRFDLVFKSQPSPIHKKTWPVKLNSATILRQRALHDRKVVEELQRIEDLVEGAHEPSSFLQWQKEMRDKDHKEKTAMIDQKHADILISHLETAMERTKATERKKKAARLKKEEKSRMKLKTAQKRMQEVNEKKDLVQQLSERCKKNPKKAKEKVKKFKRSVVKEISEHSRELLHQAQKEAQEELDRKFQAISELHTIEYCPLIRLKYFDDTETAGHELLGEMSYAELKERLFFMKEAEMNEQQKKRDWILEEKDKKQQLLLEDMVNINLHSKVMGMAAALRKEEERVARCKLQQSREETTMALRKKFDEKKQEYQKMKTIVSKPSKQADSNTVKNTETNRKAGLKKIKWEDLEQSLEEYIERKDSQIVSQRGSLKK